A stretch of the Bacillus licheniformis DSM 13 = ATCC 14580 genome encodes the following:
- the gltX gene encoding glutamate--tRNA ligase: MGNEVRVRYAPSPTGHLHIGNARTALFNYLFARSQGGKFIIRIEDTDRKRNIEGGEQSQLNYLKWLGIDWDESVDVGGEYGPYRQSERNDIYKTYYEELLEKGLAYKCYCTEEELEKEREEQAARGEMPRYSGKCRNLTKEEQEKLEAEGRQPSIRFKVPQGEVIRFDDIVKGEISFETDGIGDFVIVKKDGTPTYNFAVAVDDYLMKMTHVLRGEDHISNTPKQIMIYNALGWDIPAFGHMTLIVNESRKKLSKRDESIIQFIEQYEELGYLPEALFNFITLLGWSPVGEEELFTKEQFIEIFDVNRLSKSPAVFDTHKLKWVNNQYVKKLDLDQVIELTVPHLQKAGKVSEELSGSEQEWVRKLISLYQEQLSYGAEIVELTELFFKDDIQYNREARTVLEEEQVPEVLRVFAEKLEQLDSFTADEIKASIKAVQKETGHKGKKLFMPIRVATTGQTHGPELPQSIELLGKDTVLKRLHNIIQ; encoded by the coding sequence ATGGGAAACGAAGTTCGGGTTCGTTATGCGCCGAGCCCAACAGGCCATTTACATATCGGAAATGCCAGAACCGCTCTTTTTAATTATTTGTTTGCCCGGAGCCAAGGCGGAAAATTCATCATCCGCATTGAAGATACGGACCGCAAGCGCAACATTGAAGGCGGGGAGCAAAGCCAGCTGAACTATTTAAAATGGCTGGGCATCGACTGGGATGAAAGCGTGGATGTCGGAGGAGAATACGGACCATACCGCCAATCCGAAAGAAACGACATTTACAAAACATATTACGAGGAGCTTCTTGAAAAAGGGCTAGCCTACAAATGCTACTGCACGGAAGAAGAGCTTGAGAAAGAGCGTGAGGAACAGGCTGCCCGCGGAGAAATGCCGCGCTACTCCGGCAAGTGCCGCAATTTAACAAAAGAAGAGCAGGAAAAGCTCGAAGCTGAAGGAAGACAGCCGAGCATCCGCTTTAAAGTGCCTCAAGGTGAAGTCATCCGCTTTGATGACATCGTCAAAGGAGAAATTTCTTTTGAAACAGACGGAATCGGCGACTTCGTCATCGTGAAGAAAGACGGAACGCCTACTTACAACTTTGCCGTAGCGGTCGATGACTATTTAATGAAAATGACGCATGTCCTGCGCGGCGAAGACCACATTTCCAATACGCCAAAGCAGATCATGATTTACAACGCCCTTGGCTGGGATATCCCGGCATTTGGACATATGACATTAATCGTCAATGAAAGCCGCAAAAAACTGAGCAAACGTGATGAGTCCATCATTCAGTTTATCGAGCAGTACGAAGAGCTCGGCTATTTGCCGGAAGCATTGTTTAACTTCATCACTCTTCTAGGCTGGTCGCCGGTCGGAGAAGAAGAACTGTTTACAAAAGAACAGTTTATTGAGATATTTGATGTAAACCGTTTGTCAAAATCACCAGCGGTGTTTGATACGCATAAACTGAAATGGGTCAACAACCAGTATGTGAAAAAACTTGATCTTGATCAGGTCATCGAATTGACCGTGCCGCATTTGCAAAAAGCGGGCAAGGTTTCAGAAGAGCTTTCAGGCAGCGAACAGGAATGGGTGCGCAAGCTGATTTCCCTATATCAGGAACAGCTGAGCTACGGCGCTGAAATCGTCGAGTTAACAGAGTTGTTCTTTAAAGACGATATCCAGTATAATCGTGAAGCAAGAACAGTTTTAGAAGAAGAGCAGGTTCCGGAAGTGCTTCGCGTATTTGCCGAAAAGCTTGAGCAGCTTGACTCGTTTACGGCAGATGAGATCAAGGCATCCATCAAAGCCGTTCAAAAAGAAACAGGACATAAAGGGAAAAAGCTGTTTATGCCGATCCGCGTAGCGACGACAGGCCAGACCCACGGTCCTGAACTGCCTCAGTCCATTGAATTATTGGGGAAAGACACCGTTTTAAAACGGCTGCATAACATTATTCAATAA
- the cysE gene encoding serine O-acetyltransferase: MFFKMLKEDVDVVFDQDPAARSYIEVILTYSGLHAIWAHRIAHALYKRKRFFIARAISQIARFFTGIEIHPGAKIGRRFFIDHGMGVVIGETCEIGNNVTVFQGVTLGGTGKEKGKRHPTIEDDALISTGAKVLGSITVGRGAKIGAGSVVLHDVPECSTVVGIPGRVVVQNGKKIRRDLNHQDLPDPVADRFRELENEIRQLKQELRRKEREDEL, encoded by the coding sequence GTGTTCTTTAAAATGCTGAAAGAAGATGTAGATGTCGTATTTGACCAAGATCCGGCTGCGAGAAGCTACATTGAAGTCATCTTAACTTATTCAGGTTTGCATGCTATATGGGCACATCGAATTGCACATGCTTTATATAAAAGAAAAAGGTTTTTCATCGCCAGAGCGATCTCTCAAATCGCCCGCTTCTTTACGGGAATCGAAATTCACCCGGGTGCCAAGATCGGCAGGAGATTTTTCATTGATCACGGCATGGGGGTTGTGATCGGCGAAACCTGTGAGATCGGAAACAATGTCACGGTTTTTCAGGGCGTGACGCTTGGGGGAACAGGAAAAGAAAAAGGCAAAAGGCATCCGACAATCGAGGACGATGCCCTGATCTCAACAGGGGCTAAAGTGCTTGGATCCATTACAGTCGGAAGAGGGGCGAAAATCGGTGCAGGCTCCGTCGTCCTGCACGATGTGCCTGAATGCTCCACCGTTGTCGGCATCCCGGGCCGGGTCGTCGTACAAAACGGAAAGAAAATCAGACGCGACTTGAATCACCAGGATTTGCCGGATCCGGTGGCTGACCGCTTCAGAGAATTGGAAAACGAAATCAGGCAGCTGAAACAAGAGCTCCGGAGAAAAGAAAGGGAAGATGAGCTGTGA
- the cysS gene encoding cysteine--tRNA ligase gives MTLTLYNTLTRKKEPFVPLEEGKVKMYVCGPTVYNYIHIGNARPAIVFDTVRKYLEYKGYEVQYVSNFTDVDDKLIKAANELGEEVPVIAERFIKAYFEDVGSLGCTKADCHPRVTENMDEIIDFIQTLIDKGYAYEADGDVYYKTRSFEGYGKLSHQSVDELRSGARIQVGEKKEDALDFTLWKAAKDNEISWDSPWGKGRPGWHIECSAMARKYLGDSIDIHAGGQDLAFPHHENEIAQSEALTGKPFAKYWLHNGYINIDNEKMSKSLGNFVLVHDIIKEHDPQVLRFFMLSVHYRHPINYSVELLENTKNAFGRLKTAYSNLQHRLKSSTNLTEGDSEWLEKIEEQRKAFQTAMDDDFNTANAISVLFDLAKHANYYLQEKNTAEHVIQAFIQLFDEICSVLGFSLKEQELLDKDIEELIEKRNEARRNRDFATSDQIRDQLKSMNIILEDTPQGTRWKRGES, from the coding sequence GTGACACTAACATTGTATAATACTCTCACACGAAAAAAAGAGCCGTTTGTGCCTCTTGAAGAAGGCAAGGTCAAAATGTATGTGTGCGGTCCGACAGTATATAACTACATCCATATCGGAAACGCAAGGCCGGCTATCGTGTTTGACACTGTCAGAAAGTATTTAGAGTATAAAGGCTATGAAGTCCAATATGTCTCCAATTTTACAGATGTCGATGACAAATTAATTAAAGCGGCAAATGAACTTGGAGAGGAAGTGCCGGTCATCGCCGAACGCTTTATTAAGGCATACTTCGAAGATGTCGGTTCACTGGGCTGCACAAAAGCTGACTGCCATCCGCGCGTCACTGAAAACATGGATGAGATCATCGACTTTATTCAGACGCTGATCGATAAGGGCTATGCCTATGAGGCGGACGGAGATGTTTATTATAAAACAAGATCGTTTGAAGGCTATGGAAAGCTGTCGCATCAATCGGTCGATGAGCTGAGATCAGGCGCCCGAATTCAAGTGGGCGAAAAGAAAGAAGATGCGCTCGATTTTACACTATGGAAAGCGGCTAAAGATAACGAAATCTCCTGGGATAGCCCTTGGGGAAAAGGCCGTCCCGGCTGGCATATCGAGTGCTCTGCGATGGCGAGAAAATATCTGGGCGATTCGATCGACATTCACGCCGGCGGTCAGGATCTGGCCTTCCCGCATCATGAAAACGAAATTGCCCAATCGGAAGCATTAACAGGGAAGCCTTTCGCGAAATATTGGCTTCATAACGGCTACATTAATATCGATAATGAGAAAATGTCAAAATCGCTCGGCAACTTTGTTCTTGTGCATGACATTATTAAAGAGCATGACCCCCAAGTGCTGCGGTTTTTCATGCTGTCTGTTCATTACAGACATCCGATAAACTATTCGGTCGAACTTCTCGAGAACACAAAAAACGCTTTTGGACGTCTAAAAACAGCTTATAGCAATTTGCAGCATCGCCTAAAAAGCAGTACAAATTTAACAGAGGGCGATTCAGAATGGCTTGAAAAAATCGAAGAGCAGCGAAAAGCCTTCCAAACGGCTATGGATGATGATTTCAATACAGCGAATGCCATTTCCGTCCTGTTTGACCTGGCCAAACATGCCAACTACTATTTGCAGGAAAAGAATACTGCAGAACATGTCATTCAGGCGTTTATACAGCTGTTTGACGAGATCTGCTCAGTGCTCGGCTTCTCCCTCAAGGAACAGGAACTTTTGGATAAAGACATTGAAGAACTGATCGAGAAGCGGAATGAGGCCCGGAGAAACCGCGACTTTGCAACATCTGATCAGATTCGCGACCAGTTGAAAAGCATGAATATTATCTTGGAGGACACTCCGCAGGGCACGCGCTGGAAAAGAGGAGAATCATAA
- a CDS encoding Mini-ribonuclease 3, translating into MNLETIKDAKQLNGLALAYMGDAVLEVYVRHHLLKQGMTRPNDLHRQSRRYVSAKSQASMLFALEEQEFFTEEEQAVLRRGRNAKSGTVPKNTDVQTYRYSTAFEAVIGYLFLENREDRLNELIKAALEKRDGREEVK; encoded by the coding sequence ATGAATTTGGAAACCATTAAAGACGCCAAACAGCTGAATGGTTTGGCGCTTGCTTACATGGGTGATGCCGTTTTGGAGGTATATGTGAGGCATCACCTCTTAAAGCAAGGCATGACAAGGCCCAATGATCTGCACCGGCAGTCGAGGCGATATGTCTCCGCCAAGTCGCAGGCAAGCATGCTGTTTGCGCTTGAGGAGCAGGAATTTTTCACCGAGGAAGAACAGGCTGTGCTGAGAAGAGGGCGGAATGCCAAATCCGGAACGGTACCGAAAAACACGGATGTCCAAACATATCGTTACAGTACGGCTTTTGAGGCGGTCATCGGGTATCTTTTTCTTGAGAACAGGGAAGATAGGCTTAATGAACTCATCAAAGCAGCGCTGGAAAAACGGGATGGCAGGGAGGAAGTAAAATGA
- the rlmB gene encoding 23S rRNA (guanosine(2251)-2'-O)-methyltransferase RlmB: protein MSQQHDYVIGKNAVIETLKSGRELYKLWMAENTVKGQAQQVVDLAAKNGVTIHYVPRKKLDQMVSGQHQGVVAQVAAYEYAELDDLFQKAEDRNEQPFILVLDEIEDPHNLGSIMRTADAVGAHGIVIPKRRAVGLTTTVAKASTGAIEHIPVVKVTNLSRTLEEMKGRGIWVVGTDASGQQDYRSLDGNMPLALVIGSEGKGMGRLVKEKCDFLIRLPMAGKVTSLNASVAAGLLMYEVYRKRSPLGE from the coding sequence ATGAGTCAGCAGCATGATTACGTCATAGGAAAAAACGCGGTCATCGAAACATTAAAGTCCGGCCGGGAATTGTATAAGCTGTGGATGGCGGAAAACACAGTGAAGGGACAGGCTCAGCAAGTCGTCGATCTCGCCGCCAAAAATGGCGTCACGATTCATTATGTCCCAAGAAAAAAACTCGATCAAATGGTTTCCGGACAGCATCAAGGCGTCGTCGCCCAGGTAGCGGCTTACGAGTATGCCGAGCTGGATGATCTTTTTCAAAAGGCCGAAGACAGAAATGAACAGCCGTTTATCCTTGTATTAGACGAAATTGAGGATCCGCACAACCTGGGCTCTATTATGCGCACCGCAGACGCGGTCGGGGCTCACGGCATCGTCATTCCGAAAAGGCGCGCGGTCGGCCTTACAACGACTGTCGCCAAAGCCTCGACAGGAGCCATCGAACATATTCCGGTCGTCAAGGTGACCAATCTGTCGCGGACCCTGGAAGAAATGAAGGGACGGGGCATTTGGGTCGTCGGTACCGATGCGTCTGGACAACAGGACTACAGGTCGCTGGACGGAAATATGCCGCTTGCGCTTGTCATCGGCAGCGAAGGAAAAGGCATGGGAAGGCTTGTTAAAGAGAAATGTGATTTTCTCATTCGCCTGCCGATGGCGGGAAAGGTCACATCCCTGAACGCCTCAGTTGCAGCCGGCCTGCTGATGTATGAAGTGTACCGGAAACGAAGCCCTCTGGGAGAATAG
- the rae1 gene encoding ribosome-dependent mRNA decay endonuclease Rae1/YacP, producing MDILLVDGYNMIGAWPQLKDLKENSFEEARDLLIQKMAEYQSYTGFRVIVVFDAHLVKGIEKKKVNHRVEVIFTRENETADERIEKLVSDLNSIQTQIHVATSDYTEQWAIFGQGALRKSARELLREVEAIERQIENRVKQITSERPAGKIPLSEDVLRIFEKWRRGDLD from the coding sequence ATGGACATCCTGTTGGTCGACGGTTATAACATGATTGGGGCTTGGCCTCAGCTGAAAGATTTAAAAGAAAACAGTTTTGAAGAAGCAAGGGACCTGTTGATTCAGAAGATGGCGGAATATCAATCGTATACAGGGTTTCGGGTAATCGTTGTCTTTGATGCGCATCTCGTTAAAGGAATCGAGAAAAAGAAGGTCAATCATCGCGTAGAAGTGATATTCACAAGGGAAAATGAAACGGCTGATGAACGGATCGAGAAACTGGTGTCAGACTTGAATAGTATTCAGACGCAGATCCATGTTGCCACATCCGATTACACAGAGCAGTGGGCGATTTTTGGCCAGGGGGCCCTGCGCAAATCGGCCAGAGAGCTGCTCAGGGAGGTCGAAGCGATCGAAAGGCAAATTGAAAACAGGGTGAAACAAATCACCTCAGAGCGTCCCGCAGGGAAAATTCCATTGTCAGAAGACGTCTTGAGGATCTTCGAAAAATGGCGGCGTGGCGACTTGGATTAG
- the sigH gene encoding RNA polymerase sporulation sigma factor SigH gives MNLQNNQGKFSKEQFSKERFCQLEDEQVIEMVHVGDSDALDYLITKYRNFVRAKARSYFLIGADREDIVQEGMIGLYKSIRDFREDKLTSFKAFAELCITRQIITAIKTATRQKHIPLNSYVSLDKPIYDEESDRTLLDVISGAKVMNPEELIINQEEFDDIELKMGELLSDLERKVLALYLDGRSYQEISEELNRHVKSIDNALQRVKRKLEKYLELREISL, from the coding sequence GTGAACTTACAAAACAACCAGGGAAAATTCAGCAAAGAACAGTTCAGCAAAGAACGTTTTTGCCAGTTGGAAGACGAGCAGGTCATTGAAATGGTTCATGTCGGAGACAGTGATGCGTTAGATTACTTGATTACAAAGTACCGTAATTTTGTAAGGGCAAAAGCAAGATCCTACTTCTTAATCGGGGCTGATCGGGAAGATATCGTTCAGGAAGGCATGATTGGACTCTACAAATCTATCCGTGATTTTAGAGAGGACAAGCTGACTTCATTCAAAGCTTTTGCAGAATTATGCATTACCCGCCAAATTATTACCGCTATCAAAACAGCTACTCGCCAGAAACATATTCCGCTCAATTCTTATGTGTCGCTGGACAAGCCCATTTATGACGAGGAATCAGACCGGACGCTTCTCGACGTGATTTCAGGGGCCAAGGTCATGAATCCTGAAGAGCTGATCATCAATCAGGAAGAATTCGATGATATCGAGCTGAAAATGGGAGAATTGCTTAGTGATTTAGAAAGAAAAGTTCTTGCGCTCTATCTCGACGGAAGATCCTATCAGGAAATATCCGAAGAATTAAACCGCCATGTAAAATCGATCGATAATGCGCTCCAGCGTGTCAAAAGGAAGCTTGAAAAGTACCTGGAGCTCCGCGAAATCAGCTTGTAG
- the rpmG gene encoding 50S ribosomal protein L33: MKKKVTLACKNCGNRNYTTMKSSAALAERLEVKKYCNNCNSHTVHLETK, encoded by the coding sequence ATGAAGAAAAAAGTAACGTTAGCCTGCAAAAATTGCGGAAATCGTAATTATACGACAATGAAAAGCTCCGCAGCTTTGGCTGAACGGCTCGAAGTAAAGAAATACTGCAATAACTGCAATTCACATACAGTACATCTGGAAACAAAATAG
- the secE gene encoding preprotein translocase subunit SecE yields MGIIKFLKNVGKEMKKVTWPKGKELTRYTITVITTVIFFAIFFALIDSGITQLIRLIVE; encoded by the coding sequence ATGGGTATTATCAAATTTTTAAAGAATGTCGGAAAAGAAATGAAAAAGGTCACCTGGCCTAAAGGAAAAGAACTAACGCGCTATACGATCACTGTTATCACCACCGTTATCTTTTTCGCCATCTTTTTTGCACTCATCGATTCGGGTATTACGCAATTAATTCGTTTAATAGTTGAATAA
- the nusG gene encoding transcription termination/antitermination protein NusG — MEKKWYVVHTYSGYENKVKANLEKRVESMGMQDKIFRVVVPEEEETDIKNGKKKVVKKKVFPGYVLVELVMTDDSWYVVRNTPGVTGFVGSAGSGSKPTALLPGEAEKILKRMGLEERKTEIDFELKETVKVIDGPFADFTGTIEEIDHDKNKVKVFVNMFGRETPVELEFTQVDKL; from the coding sequence ATGGAAAAGAAATGGTATGTGGTTCATACGTACTCCGGCTATGAAAATAAAGTAAAGGCGAATTTGGAAAAGCGGGTAGAATCGATGGGGATGCAAGATAAGATATTCCGCGTCGTTGTACCTGAAGAGGAAGAAACCGATATTAAAAACGGCAAGAAAAAAGTCGTTAAAAAGAAAGTCTTCCCTGGTTATGTACTTGTCGAACTTGTCATGACGGATGATTCCTGGTATGTTGTTCGAAATACGCCTGGTGTGACCGGGTTTGTCGGTTCAGCCGGATCAGGTTCAAAGCCGACTGCACTGCTTCCGGGCGAAGCGGAAAAAATCCTGAAGCGGATGGGGCTTGAAGAAAGAAAAACAGAAATCGACTTTGAATTAAAAGAAACCGTCAAGGTTATCGACGGCCCGTTTGCTGATTTCACAGGGACGATCGAAGAGATCGACCACGACAAAAATAAAGTCAAAGTTTTTGTTAATATGTTCGGAAGAGAGACCCCGGTTGAGCTCGAATTTACTCAAGTTGACAAATTGTAA
- the rplK gene encoding 50S ribosomal protein L11 has product MAKKVVKVVKLQIPAGKANPAPPVGPALGQAGVNIMGFCKEFNARTSDQAGLIIPVEISVYEDRSFTFITKTPPAAVLLKKAAGIESGSGEPNRNKVATVKRDKVREIAETKMPDLNAADVEAAMRMVEGTARSMGIVIED; this is encoded by the coding sequence GTGGCTAAAAAAGTAGTTAAAGTTGTAAAATTGCAAATTCCTGCTGGAAAAGCGAATCCAGCTCCGCCAGTTGGTCCTGCGTTAGGTCAAGCCGGTGTTAACATCATGGGATTCTGTAAGGAGTTTAACGCTCGTACATCTGACCAAGCTGGTCTGATCATTCCTGTAGAAATTTCGGTTTACGAAGACCGTTCATTTACATTTATCACAAAAACTCCGCCTGCTGCTGTATTGCTTAAAAAAGCGGCTGGAATTGAGTCAGGTTCTGGTGAGCCTAACCGTAATAAAGTCGCAACCGTTAAACGCGATAAAGTACGTGAAATCGCCGAAACAAAAATGCCTGACTTAAATGCGGCAGATGTTGAAGCGGCTATGCGTATGGTTGAAGGAACTGCCCGCAGTATGGGTATTGTGATCGAAGACTAA
- the rplA gene encoding 50S ribosomal protein L1 yields the protein MAKKGKKYVEAAKLVDRTKAYDVNEAIELVKKTNTAKFDATVEAAFRLGVDPRKNDQQIRGAVVLPNGTGKTQRVLVFAKGEKAKEAEAAGADYVGDADYINKIQQGWFDFDVIVATPDMMGEVGKIGRVLGPKGLMPNPKTGTVTFEVEKAVNEIKAGKVEYRVDKAGNIHVPIGKVSFEEGKLVENFATMYDTILKAKPAAAKGVYVKNVSVTSTMGPGIKVDPSTFNVK from the coding sequence ATGGCTAAAAAAGGTAAAAAATACGTCGAAGCTGCCAAGCTTGTAGATCGTACAAAAGCTTACGACGTAAACGAAGCGATTGAGCTTGTGAAAAAAACAAACACAGCTAAATTCGATGCTACTGTTGAAGCGGCATTTCGTTTAGGTGTTGACCCTCGTAAAAACGACCAGCAAATCCGCGGTGCAGTTGTACTTCCAAACGGAACAGGCAAAACTCAGCGCGTTCTTGTTTTCGCTAAAGGTGAAAAAGCGAAAGAAGCAGAAGCTGCTGGTGCAGACTACGTAGGCGATGCAGATTACATCAACAAAATTCAGCAAGGCTGGTTTGATTTTGATGTGATCGTTGCGACTCCTGACATGATGGGTGAAGTCGGTAAAATCGGACGCGTGCTTGGACCAAAAGGTCTTATGCCAAACCCTAAAACAGGAACGGTTACATTTGAAGTTGAAAAAGCAGTCAACGAAATCAAAGCGGGTAAAGTTGAATACCGCGTTGATAAAGCAGGAAACATCCACGTTCCAATCGGAAAAGTGTCTTTCGAAGAAGGCAAGCTTGTAGAGAACTTCGCGACAATGTACGACACAATTTTGAAAGCGAAGCCTGCTGCTGCTAAAGGTGTATACGTGAAAAACGTTTCTGTTACATCTACAATGGGACCTGGAATCAAAGTGGACCCTTCAACTTTCAACGTAAAATAA
- the rplJ gene encoding 50S ribosomal protein L10: protein MSSAIETKKVVVEEITSKLKESKSTIIVDYRGLNVAEVTELRKQLREANVEFKVYKNTMTRRAVEQAELDGLNDFLTGPNAIAFSTEDVVAPAKVLNEFAKKHEALEIKAGVIEGKVSTVEEVKALAELPSREGLLSMLLSVLQAPVRNLALATKAVAEQKEEQGA from the coding sequence ATGAGCAGCGCAATTGAAACAAAAAAAGTTGTTGTTGAAGAAATTACTTCTAAACTGAAAGAAAGTAAATCAACGATCATCGTTGACTATCGCGGCCTTAACGTAGCTGAAGTAACAGAACTTCGTAAACAGCTTCGCGAAGCTAACGTTGAGTTCAAAGTGTACAAAAACACGATGACTCGCCGTGCGGTTGAACAAGCTGAACTTGATGGTTTGAACGATTTCTTAACAGGACCGAATGCGATTGCATTCAGCACTGAAGATGTTGTCGCTCCAGCTAAAGTTCTTAACGAGTTTGCTAAAAAGCACGAAGCTCTTGAAATCAAAGCGGGCGTAATCGAAGGCAAAGTGTCCACAGTTGAAGAAGTGAAAGCTCTTGCTGAACTTCCATCTCGCGAAGGCTTGCTTTCTATGTTGCTTAGCGTACTTCAAGCTCCAGTTCGCAATCTTGCTCTTGCAACTAAAGCTGTTGCAGAACAAAAGGAAGAACAAGGCGCTTAA
- the rplL gene encoding 50S ribosomal protein L7/L12, whose product MALNIEEIIASVKEATVLELNDLVKAIEEEFGVTAAAPVAVAGGAAAGGAAEEKTEFDLVLAGAGDQKIKVIKVVREITGLGLKEAKELVDNTPKPLKEGIAKEEAEELKAKLEEVGASVEVK is encoded by the coding sequence ATGGCTTTAAATATCGAAGAAATCATTGCTTCCGTTAAAGAAGCAACTGTACTTGAACTGAACGACTTAGTAAAAGCAATCGAAGAAGAATTCGGCGTAACTGCTGCTGCTCCTGTAGCTGTAGCTGGCGGAGCTGCTGCAGGCGGTGCTGCTGAAGAAAAAACTGAATTTGATCTTGTTCTTGCTGGTGCAGGAGATCAAAAAATCAAAGTTATCAAAGTTGTTCGTGAAATCACTGGTCTTGGCTTGAAAGAAGCTAAAGAACTTGTTGACAACACTCCAAAACCTCTTAAAGAAGGTATTGCGAAAGAAGAAGCTGAAGAGCTTAAAGCTAAACTTGAAGAAGTTGGCGCTTCTGTAGAAGTTAAGTAA
- a CDS encoding class I SAM-dependent methyltransferase, whose protein sequence is MTDHYYSEKPSAKSSRSMWAFRLRNRTFTFISDSGVFSKREVDFGSRLLIEAFREPDAEGDFLDVGCGYGPIGLSLAADFEDRMVHMIDVNERAVELSKENALNNQIDNIKIYQSDLFANVEPAKKFASIITNPPIRAGKKTVHAIFEKSAEHLRPSGELWVVIQKKQGGPSAIEKLKELFADVEVVQKKKAYYIIKAKKV, encoded by the coding sequence ATGACTGACCATTATTATTCGGAAAAACCTTCAGCAAAAAGCAGCAGATCAATGTGGGCATTTCGCTTGAGAAACCGGACGTTTACTTTTATCAGCGACAGCGGAGTTTTTTCAAAAAGAGAAGTGGACTTTGGCTCAAGGCTGCTGATTGAAGCTTTCCGGGAACCGGATGCAGAAGGTGATTTTTTGGATGTAGGCTGCGGCTATGGCCCGATTGGTCTTTCGCTTGCTGCGGATTTCGAAGATCGAATGGTTCACATGATCGATGTTAATGAAAGAGCTGTCGAACTTTCGAAGGAAAACGCGTTAAATAATCAGATCGACAACATAAAGATCTACCAGAGTGATCTGTTTGCCAACGTCGAACCTGCAAAAAAATTCGCTTCTATTATTACTAATCCCCCCATACGCGCCGGGAAAAAAACTGTGCACGCCATCTTTGAAAAAAGCGCTGAACATTTGCGGCCTTCAGGAGAGCTGTGGGTCGTCATTCAGAAAAAACAAGGCGGGCCTTCTGCCATTGAAAAATTAAAAGAACTTTTTGCGGACGTTGAAGTCGTTCAAAAAAAGAAAGCGTACTATATCATCAAAGCAAAAAAAGTTTGA